In one Serinus canaria isolate serCan28SL12 chromosome 2, serCan2020, whole genome shotgun sequence genomic region, the following are encoded:
- the KLHL38 gene encoding kelch-like protein 38 has product MEEGSTEEFLFKDQDFSSELLRQLNALRQSRMLTDVTLCSGGFEIPCHRNVLASSSPYFKAMFCNNFRESHQPKVILKGIDAGILDQIILYVYTGEILISTENVLCLLETASMLQYTKLFEACSTYLQDKLTPDNCLSMIRLAKILNCQSLNKKAKAMALKCFPMVASSEDLKNLCPTELIDYLGDDELCGEEEQVFEALMVWIRHDLQARQGYIQELFKKVRLQYVHPTFLFHFIANDSLVQASPTCRSILESARRHMFSLYSTNTPDIKPMMHVPRRYSNQEFLIIIGGRKDSQQTTRDVLLYDNKTNQWLSLAKLPMRLYKASAVSLHSNIFVLGGMPVSNKKSLVSGNIYIYSLKLNQWRLIEHMLVPRYSHRSLAYKNYILSFGGIGENQEILNSVERYDSVYNTCESMANMPVAVLHPAVAAKDQRVYLFGGEDIMQNPVRLIQVYHVSRNTWFRMETRVVKNVCAPAVVIGDQIIIVGGYTRRIIAYDTKSNKFVKCADMKDRRMHHGATVIKNKLYVTGGRCLTSDNVIKDLDSLDCYDPETDTWTPKGKLPHKLFDHGCLTLQCVPCSNLL; this is encoded by the exons ATGGAAGAGGGATCCACTGAAGAGTTTCTCTTCAAAGACCAGGACTTCTCCTCTGAATTGCTGAGGCAGCTGAATGCTCTGCGGCAGAGCAGGATGTTGACTGATGTTACCCTCTGCTCCGGGGGCTTTGAAATCCCCTGTCACCGAAATGTGCTGGCTTCCAGCAGCCCATACTTCAAGGCAATGTTCTGTAACAACTTCAGGGAGAGTCACCAGCCTAAAGTCATTCTAAAGGGCATCGACGCTGGTATTTTGGATCAGATTATCCTTTATGTTTACACTGGGGAGATTCTCATATCCACTGAGAATGTCTTGTGCCTCTTGGAGACGGCATCCATGCTGCAGTACACTAAGCTGTTTGAGGCCTGCTCTACCTACCTCCAAGACAAGCTGACCCCTGACAACTGCCTGAGCATGATCAGACTGGCAAAAATCTTGAACTGCCAAAGCCTGAATAAGAAAGCCAAGGCTATggctttgaaatgttttcccaTGGTGGCCTCCTCTGAGGACCTGAAGAACCTCTGTCCCACGGAGCTGATCGATTACCTCGGGGATGATGAACTCtgtggagaggaggagcaggtcTTTGAGGCACTGATGGTCTGGATCCGGCACGACCTCCAGGCACGACAAGGCTACATCCAAGAGTTGTTCAAGAAAGTCCGACTTCAGTATGTCCATCCAACCTTCCTCTTCCATTTCATTGCTAATGACTCGCTTGTTCAGGCCTCACCCACTTGCAGGAGCATCCTGGAGTCAGCCCGGAGACACATGTTTTCCTTGTACAGCACCAACACTCCTGACATCAAACCCATGATGCATGTTCCTCGCAGGTACTCCAACCAAGAGTTCCTCATCATCATTGGTGGCAGGAAGGACAGCCAGCAGACAACAAGGGATGTCCTGCTTTATGATAACAAGACGAACCAATGGCTGAGCCTGGCCAAACTTCCCATGCGCCTCTACAAAGCCTCTGCAGTGAGTTTACACAGCAATATTTTTGTGCTTGGAGGGATGCCTGTTAGCAATAAGAAAAGTCTGGTCAGTggtaatatttacatttattccCTCAAACTCAATCAGTGGAGGTTGATTGAGCACATGCTAGTTCCACGTTACTCCCACAGAAGCCTGgcatataaaaattatattttatcatTCGGTGGAATTGGTGAAAACCAGGAAATCCTGAATTCTGTGGAAAGATATGATAGTGTCTACAACACCTGTGAGAGCATGGCAAACATGCCTGTTGCCGTCCTTCACCCTGCTGTTGCTGCCAAAGATCAGAGGGTTTACCTCTTTGGGGGAGAAGATATAATGCAAAACCCTGTTCGGCTTATCCAG gTTTACCATGTTTCCCGGAATACATGGTTTCGTATGGAGACCAGAGTAGTGAAGAATGTCTGTGCACCAGCTGTTGTGATTGGAGACCAGATTATCATCGTAGGTG GGTACACCCGGAGAATAATTGCTTATGATACAAAAAGCAACAAGTTTGTTAAATGTGCAGACATGAAGGACAGACGAATGCATCATGGGGCCACTGTCATCAAGAACAAGCTGTATGTCACAGGAGGACGATGTCTCACCTCAGATAATGTCATCAAGGACCTGGATTCCTTGGACTGCTATGATCCAGAGACTGACACTTGGACACCAAAGGGAAAACTGCCGCACAAACTCTTTGACCATGGGTGCCTGACACTCCAGTGTGTCCCTTGTTCTAACCTTCTCTGA